Within the candidate division KSB1 bacterium genome, the region ATCCTTCCCGGAATAGGTATCTCAGTTTGTTTTTCAATTGTATTCATGTCTTGTCAGGGCTGTTCATGCCCTTGGTTAAGTTGCGAGACCCCCAAGGAGAGTCGGGAAGGTCGTGAGAACTATCCCCTTTATTTCTGTCCCAGCCCTTTTACCCTCGAGGCTAAAAAATCTTACAAATTATGTGCCACAGGACTCGGATACAGTGACAAGAGGCTACAACTTGTTCAGAAACAATATCTTATTTAAAAAAAAGAGCTGAGGCCAGCAATAACGGGGTTTAATAGATCCGAGATATGTATAGGAAATCTATCAAATATCATGGGTAAACAAATGGGGAGGGGTAATTAGAGCGGTCTTTTGATCCCCAGTTTTCGCATACGAGATCGCAGGGTGCCGGGGTTCAGGTCAAGACGAACTGCAGCGCCACGATTGCCTTCAATAATCCAGTTGGTATTTTCAAGCACTTGCAAAATATGCTTACGTTCAATATCGGCAAGCTTATCAGAACCAGCGCCAGGTAAGCTCTCATTGTCACGGACTTCCCGTAATTTGTCAATCTGAAAGCCCGGTCCGCTAGCAACGATCACGGCCCGCTCGATAATGTTCGCAAGTTCTCTGACATTACCCGGCCATGAGTAGTTTTTAAGTTCTTTCATCACCGCCGGCGGAATCGTATCGATCTCTTTTTTAAATTTTGCGGTGTACTTCTGTAAAAAATAATTAGCGAGCAAGGGAATATCTTCTTGGCGCTCACGCAGAGGCGGGAGGGTGATCGGAAAAACATTGAGTCGATAGTAGAGATCCTCGCGAAACTCGCCGCTTTGAATCGCTGCTTGCAAATCCTTGTTCGAGGCTGAAAGAACCCTTACACTCACTTGTCGCGTTTCAGAGCTTCCGACTCGCTCAAATTCACCTGTCTGAAGCACTTTCAGGAGTTTGGCCTGCAGTTCAGGAACCAGGTCATCAATTTCATCAAGAAATATGGTGCCTTTGTCTGCTATTTCAAACCGGCCTCGCTTGTCAGACAAAGCTCCTGTAAACGCACCTTTCTCATGCCCGAAAAGCTCAGTTTCAATCAGGGTCGCCGGCAGGGCAGCACAGTTAACTTTTACAAACGGTCGCTTACTCAAAGGGCTTCTAGCGTGAATAGCGTGGGCAATGAGCTCCTTGCCGGTGCCGGTCTCACCCAGCAAAAGAACCGTGGCATCTGTGGCAGCAACGTCATCCACCTGCCGCAGAATCTTTTGAATAGCGTCACTCTTGCCGATAATATCTTCGAAATCATGTTGTTCCCTGAGTTCTTGACGTAGATAGATATTTTCGGCTTCCAGCTGTTGCTTCAAATGCTCGATTTCTGCCATAGCCTCACGCAGCCTTCTGGTACGCTGACTAACTCGTTGTTCCAAAAATTTGTTCGCTTCCGCCAACTTCAGTTCAATTTGTTTGCGATCGGTGATATCGTGTCCCATTGAAATCAACGTCCCGTTAGGTAACCGAAAATCCGCCCACAACTGAGTTCGAAGCGAGCCGTCTTTAGCCTTGACCTCATATTCTCTAAAAATGCCATCCGCTCTCTTAATCGACTCAAGAACCCTGTTGCGTGCTTTGGGGTCAGGATAGACTACTGAGAGCGGGTCATCTGAATTCATTATTTCCTCTGGTGTCCAACCCAGGGTTTTTTCCATCTCCCGGTTAATGAAGAGACACTGTCCCCTTTCATCAAAGCAATCGATAATTACGGGCGCATTCTCACAAATCGTTCTAAATTTTTCTTCACTTTCACCCAGTGCCTTTTCGATTCGCTTGCGCTCGGTAATTTCCTGAACGACTGTGCTCACACCTTGTACCGAACCATCAGCCGATTTCAGAGGGTAATAACTCACCAGCCAATCTCGCTCAACTCCCGGCTCGGATGGCGTCACACCGTGGACTTCAAAATCAAGCTCAGGCTGGCCGGTTTCGATCACGCGTCGATAAATGGGTTCGACCTGAGCAGCAATTTCCGGGATAATTTCCTTGAGAGTCCTGCCGATGTGATCAGCAGCGGTCTTTCCATTAATTTCCGCGAGCCGCCCATTGATTCTTACAAAGCGCAGGTTTGTATCCATCAAACATAGACCCACTGGCGCTGTACTGTAAAGGTGTTCTAGTTCAGAAAGATGCTCTTGAATAAGGCTACCGTCGTTCCCTGGCGCATTGCGATCAGCAATTCCAGGGAAATCAGGGTGCCCTTGCTGCGGATTCTGTCCACCTTTAAACGCCATTGCCTATCTCCATGATTTTAATTGCGCTTCATTAAACCATTAAAATTGGACGTGCTAATAGGAGGAGGTTTTTTGCATGTTGCAAAATCAATTATTTACTCCCGACACTTCTAAGACCGTCTCGTCTAAATAGGCTATTTTG harbors:
- a CDS encoding sigma 54-interacting transcriptional regulator: MAFKGGQNPQQGHPDFPGIADRNAPGNDGSLIQEHLSELEHLYSTAPVGLCLMDTNLRFVRINGRLAEINGKTAADHIGRTLKEIIPEIAAQVEPIYRRVIETGQPELDFEVHGVTPSEPGVERDWLVSYYPLKSADGSVQGVSTVVQEITERKRIEKALGESEEKFRTICENAPVIIDCFDERGQCLFINREMEKTLGWTPEEIMNSDDPLSVVYPDPKARNRVLESIKRADGIFREYEVKAKDGSLRTQLWADFRLPNGTLISMGHDITDRKQIELKLAEANKFLEQRVSQRTRRLREAMAEIEHLKQQLEAENIYLRQELREQHDFEDIIGKSDAIQKILRQVDDVAATDATVLLLGETGTGKELIAHAIHARSPLSKRPFVKVNCAALPATLIETELFGHEKGAFTGALSDKRGRFEIADKGTIFLDEIDDLVPELQAKLLKVLQTGEFERVGSSETRQVSVRVLSASNKDLQAAIQSGEFREDLYYRLNVFPITLPPLRERQEDIPLLANYFLQKYTAKFKKEIDTIPPAVMKELKNYSWPGNVRELANIIERAVIVASGPGFQIDKLREVRDNESLPGAGSDKLADIERKHILQVLENTNWIIEGNRGAAVRLDLNPGTLRSRMRKLGIKRPL